Proteins found in one Ornithorhynchus anatinus isolate Pmale09 chromosome 8, mOrnAna1.pri.v4, whole genome shotgun sequence genomic segment:
- the MATN4 gene encoding matrilin-4, whose amino-acid sequence MRLLLCAPLFLTLLAPLDGRPQPAGGRCRAGGLDLVFLVDSSRSVRPWELEATRGFLVALIRGLDVGPNATRVGLVQYSSRVRRVFPLDAFSRPDDVERAVRAMAPLARGTMTGLALQYAANVAFTGPEGARPAGARVPRVAVVVTDGRPQDRVAEAASRARARGIEIYAVGVRRADVDSLRAMASPPLDSHVFLVDSFDALAEAGLRFRGRLCDADLCAGQAHGCQHLCVSGPGSFHCACDPGYRLDADNKSCSAIDVCAEGTHDCQHLCVASPGSYSCRCREGYILHRDQRSCTTRDLCNGVDHGCEFQCVSVGSSYRCACPEGRRLQADGKSCGRCGSGPTDLVLVIDGSKSVGAQQFELVKRWVGELVGSLDVSPAGTRVGLVQFSSRVRTEFPLGRHGTKAEAEAAVRAVTPMDKGTMTGLALRHLVERGFSEAEGARPGSRRVGLLVTDGRSQDDVSPWAARAKDRGIVMFAVGVGKAVEEELREIASDPVERHVSYAADFGALTRLLDHLKLDTCPGRKRDRSAGWGGPSSVIVSLMVSLRQLWVRVEAVERRLSRLSRFSRQN is encoded by the exons ATGAGGCTCCTGCTCTGcgcccccctcttcctcaccctcctggCACCCCTGGACGGCAGACCCCAGCCCGCAG GTGGGCGCTGCCGGGCCGGCGGCCTGGACCTGGTGTTCCTGGTTGACAGCTCTCGCAGCGTGCGCccctgggagttggaggccaCGCGGGGCTTCCTGGTGGCCCTCATCCGGGGCCTGGACGTGGGGCCCAACGCCACGCGCGTGGGCCTGGTCCAGTACTCCAGCCGGGTGCGGCGGGTCTTCCCGCTGGACGCCTTCTCCCGCCCGGACGACGTGGAGCGGGCCGTCCGCGCCATGGCGCCGCTGGCCCGGGGCACGATGACCGGGCTGGCCCTCCAGTACGCCGCCAACGTGGCCTTCACCGGGCCCGAGGGcgcccggccggccggggcgcGGGTCCCGCGCGTGGCCGTGGTGGTGACGGACGGGAGGCCGCAGGACCGGGTGGCCGAGGCGGCGTCGAGGGCGAGGGCCCGGGGCATCGAGATCTACGCCGTGGGCGTGCGGAGGGCGGACGTGGACTCCCTGCGCGCCATGGCCTCGCCGCCGCTGGACTCGCACGTGTTCCTCGTGGACTCCTTCGACGCCCTGGCCGAGGCCGGCCTCCGGTTCCGCGGCCGGCTGTGCG ACGCGGATCTGTGCGCGGGGCAGGCTCACGGTTGCCAGCACCTGTGCGTCAGCggccccggctccttccactgcgcctGCGACCCCGGCTACCGGCTGGACGCCGACAACAAGAGTTGCTCCG CTATCGACGTCTGCGCCGAGGGCACGCACGACTGCCAGCATCTCTGTGTCGCTTCTCCCGGCTCCTACTCCTGCCGCTGCCGGGAGGGTTATATCCTCCACCGGGACCAGAGGAGCTGCACCA CCCGGGATCTCTGCAACGGCGTGGACCACGGCTGCGAGTTCCAGTGCGTGAGCGTGGGCTCCTCTTACCGCTGCGCCTGTCCGGAGGGACGGCGGCTCCAGGCTGACGGGAAGAGCTGCGGCC GCTGCGGGTCGGGTCCCACGGACCTGGTGCTGGTCATCGACGGCTCCAAGAGCGTGGGCGCGCAGCAGTTCGAGCTGGTGAAGCGTTGGGTGGGCGAGCTGGTGGGCTCCCTGGACGTGTCCCCCGCGGGGACGCGCGTGGGGCTGGTCCAGTTCTCCAGCCGGGTCCGCACCGAGTTCCCGCTGGGCCGCCACGGGACCAAGGCCGAGGCGGAGGCGGCCGTCCGGGCCGTGACCCCCATGGACAAGGGCACCATGACGGGCCTGGCCCTGCGGCATTTGGTGGAGCGCGGTTTCTCCGAGGCCGAGGGGGCGAGGCCCGGCTCCCGCCGGGTCGGGCTGCTGGTCACCGACGGCCGCTCCCAGGACGACGTCTCCCCGTGGGCCGCCAGGGCCAAGGACCGAG GCATCGTGATGTTCGCCGTGGGGGTCGGCAAGGCCGTGGAGGAGGAGCTGCGGGAAATCGCGTCCGACCCCGTGGAGCGGCACGTCTCCTACGCCGCGGACTTCGGCGCCCTGACGCGCCTCTTGGACCACCTCAAGCTCGACACCTGTCCAG